In the Flagellimonas sp. HMM57 genome, one interval contains:
- a CDS encoding putative porin, with translation MRLHITLFFLLATVSVVKAQQDSIGSSAADQNSKAKSLGGSQKQDSIQTNPEGLITIQDYKIISYARDTTSLDTTLSIKKEYKYNYLRKDDFEVMPFANIGQPYNTLGRTFSKNSFYPQLGALAKHFNYMEVEDIAYYNVPTPMTELMFKTTLEQGQLLDALLTFNINKRFNASIAYKGFRSTGKYLFSQAQSGNFRTTVNYTTKDNAYSLRGHITAQDIEAEENGGLEDRSQFEGGTSDFQDRFRIDVLYTNANNRVLGRRYYLDHQLRLFNIKKDSLDNNPTSLLIGHEFNYESKLYQFTQTEQTDAFGENAFSVPIDDKARLKTMFNKVSAEFSNNILGNLTGSLSLYNYNYFFNSILVTDSGTIPNQLQGEEIAVGGEYFKSFGPLKLRGDINYNISGVLGGNSFNASVDYELNKHNLLFGSINVSSRMPNFNYLLYQSDYENFNWQNVDNFEKQQIQSISFGFDSNLFGKIQAEYSAIDNLAYFESIATQEQFDNNQETAFVRPFQESSTINHLRVKYFKEFKWRGWALANTVLFQDVTQDVKVLNVPQLVTRNTLYFSTDAFKKAMFLQTGVTFKYFTSYNMNAYNPLLGEFYIQNREEFGGFPMLDFFINAKVRQTRIYLKAEHFNSSFSGPNFYSAPNYPYRDFVIRFGLVWNFFS, from the coding sequence ATGAGACTACACATTACGCTTTTCTTTCTTTTGGCAACTGTTTCCGTGGTAAAAGCGCAACAAGATTCCATAGGTAGTTCTGCCGCAGATCAAAACTCCAAAGCAAAAAGTCTTGGAGGGTCACAAAAGCAAGACTCAATACAAACTAATCCTGAAGGATTAATCACAATCCAGGATTACAAAATAATCTCATACGCAAGAGATACCACCTCTTTAGATACGACTTTGTCCATCAAAAAGGAATATAAATACAATTATCTTCGAAAAGATGATTTTGAGGTAATGCCTTTTGCCAATATAGGGCAGCCGTATAACACTCTGGGAAGAACTTTTTCCAAAAACTCATTTTATCCTCAATTAGGTGCTCTTGCAAAACATTTTAATTACATGGAAGTTGAGGACATTGCGTACTACAACGTTCCAACGCCAATGACCGAACTTATGTTCAAGACAACCTTGGAGCAAGGTCAATTATTGGATGCATTGTTGACATTTAACATTAACAAAAGATTTAATGCTTCAATTGCATACAAAGGATTTAGGTCTACGGGTAAATATCTTTTTAGTCAAGCCCAATCAGGGAATTTTAGAACTACTGTTAACTATACTACAAAAGATAATGCCTATAGCCTGCGAGGGCATATTACGGCGCAAGATATAGAGGCGGAAGAAAATGGGGGCTTGGAAGACCGTTCACAATTCGAAGGGGGCACTTCCGACTTTCAAGATAGATTTAGAATCGATGTCTTATATACAAATGCGAATAATAGAGTTTTAGGACGACGATATTATTTGGATCATCAGCTAAGATTGTTCAACATCAAAAAAGATTCGCTCGATAATAACCCAACAAGTCTTTTGATTGGGCATGAATTCAATTATGAGTCTAAATTGTATCAGTTCACGCAAACCGAACAAACAGATGCTTTTGGTGAAAATGCTTTTTCGGTTCCTATTGATGATAAGGCAAGGTTGAAAACAATGTTCAATAAAGTGTCAGCGGAGTTTTCCAATAATATCTTAGGAAATTTAACGGGAAGTCTCAGTCTCTATAATTATAACTATTTCTTTAATAGTATATTGGTTACGGACTCTGGTACTATACCAAATCAACTTCAAGGGGAAGAAATAGCGGTAGGAGGTGAATATTTTAAAAGTTTTGGGCCTCTAAAATTAAGAGGTGATATAAATTATAATATTTCAGGAGTGCTTGGAGGTAATTCTTTCAATGCCTCTGTGGATTATGAATTAAATAAGCATAATTTGCTTTTTGGCTCCATTAATGTGTCTTCACGAATGCCCAATTTTAATTATTTGCTTTACCAAAGCGATTATGAAAACTTTAATTGGCAGAATGTGGATAATTTTGAAAAACAACAAATACAGAGTATTAGCTTTGGGTTTGATTCAAATCTATTTGGGAAAATACAAGCCGAATATAGTGCGATAGATAATCTTGCTTATTTTGAATCTATAGCTACTCAAGAACAGTTTGATAATAATCAAGAAACAGCTTTTGTAAGGCCATTTCAAGAAAGTTCTACAATAAATCATTTGCGGGTAAAATATTTCAAGGAATTTAAGTGGAGAGGCTGGGCACTTGCCAACACTGTTTTATTTCAGGATGTGACCCAAGATGTGAAGGTTCTTAATGTTCCACAACTTGTAACAAGAAATACGCTTTACTTTTCTACGGACGCTTTTAAAAAAGCAATGTTTTTGCAGACAGGAGTTACATTCAAATATTTTACATCCTATAACATGAATGCATATAATCCTTTGCTGGGAGAGTTTTATATACAAAATAGAGAGGAGTTTGGTGGATTCCCTATGTTGGATTTTTTCATCAATGCCAAAGTCAGACAAACAAGGATATATTTAAAAGCGGAACATTTCAATTCCTCATTCTCAGGGCCTAATTTTTATTCTGCACCCAACTATCCATATCGTGACTTTGTTATACGATTTGGATTGGTTTGGAATTTCTTTTCTTAA
- a CDS encoding T9SS type A sorting domain-containing protein → MKGLLLLGVCFMSIQAVTSQSCNCDVTLNGLSSTTLNLVWASNINYSPGDTICIPAGNYAGIRFYDFEGTINNPVTFKNCGGQVILNETAYSALEFKNSKYIHLTGTGDAGYNYGIKIEETGPWSMGMVLSAFSTDVEIDHIEVADAGFAGLMAKTDPDCNNPDTWRTNGFVMKNLDIHHNYIHNTHGEGIYIGFTLGYKLDSGRNCSGTDVYGHWLENVDIHHNIVEDTGWDAIQLNLANVNSKVRDNLIYNYGTQGNWGQSFAMSLGGGSYEVYNNFIENGPLEKGWGMQIINGESGTKVYNNVFIKPKMHGIFLHNRHEFENFNEGYYVANNTIIEPERAGVHYNTTILHPADPVNLYNNQSQVPSYFINNLVVDPGYDFEGGNTWKQNQESYFDFNEKVTRDSLLTNIYSNIMTRQIDTLGLTDVLNNDFSPASMGSALVDGGSSLTSQGIIFDIDNATRPVGSQFDIGAYEFQSVPIPLQTRLPEDFELFDVLNEKPYQTLFYPNPTNSTFRLENENYQEVRIQLITTEGKIVHTGNYRIGTSFNVEEYPAGLYFLKMIASDKTETHRLIIR, encoded by the coding sequence ATGAAAGGACTATTACTATTAGGCGTATGCTTTATGTCTATTCAGGCTGTAACATCGCAATCTTGTAACTGTGACGTTACATTGAACGGACTCTCTTCAACTACACTGAATCTTGTTTGGGCTTCCAACATTAATTATTCACCAGGAGATACTATTTGTATACCAGCTGGTAATTACGCAGGTATACGCTTTTATGATTTTGAAGGTACGATAAACAATCCTGTAACATTTAAAAATTGTGGCGGACAAGTAATTCTTAATGAAACGGCCTATTCTGCTTTGGAATTTAAGAATAGTAAATACATTCATTTAACTGGTACGGGAGATGCTGGGTACAATTATGGAATTAAAATAGAAGAGACTGGACCATGGTCAATGGGAATGGTTCTTAGTGCTTTTAGTACAGACGTTGAAATAGACCACATAGAGGTAGCCGATGCTGGTTTTGCAGGACTTATGGCTAAAACGGATCCTGATTGTAACAATCCCGATACGTGGAGAACAAATGGTTTTGTAATGAAAAACCTTGATATTCATCACAATTACATTCATAATACTCATGGAGAAGGGATTTATATTGGTTTTACTCTAGGCTATAAGTTGGATTCGGGGCGTAATTGCAGCGGTACAGATGTCTATGGACATTGGTTGGAAAATGTAGATATTCACCATAATATAGTGGAAGATACAGGTTGGGATGCTATTCAGTTGAATTTGGCCAATGTTAATAGTAAAGTGAGAGATAACCTTATTTATAATTATGGTACCCAAGGTAATTGGGGGCAATCTTTTGCTATGAGTTTAGGTGGGGGCTCTTACGAAGTATATAATAATTTTATAGAGAACGGTCCTTTGGAAAAAGGCTGGGGTATGCAAATAATCAATGGAGAGAGCGGGACAAAGGTGTATAATAATGTGTTTATTAAACCGAAAATGCACGGTATTTTTCTTCATAATAGACATGAATTTGAAAATTTTAATGAAGGGTATTATGTTGCAAACAATACCATAATAGAACCAGAAAGAGCAGGGGTCCATTATAATACAACAATTTTACATCCTGCTGATCCGGTCAATCTATATAATAATCAAAGTCAAGTGCCTTCTTATTTTATAAACAACTTGGTAGTGGATCCGGGATATGATTTTGAAGGAGGAAATACTTGGAAACAGAATCAGGAAAGTTATTTCGACTTTAACGAGAAAGTTACAAGAGATAGTTTGTTGACCAATATTTATTCTAATATCATGACAAGGCAGATCGATACCTTGGGTCTAACAGATGTTTTAAACAATGATTTTAGTCCTGCTTCTATGGGCTCAGCTCTTGTTGATGGAGGGTCAAGCCTTACCTCTCAAGGGATTATTTTTGATATAGATAATGCAACAAGACCCGTGGGAAGCCAATTTGATATAGGAGCTTATGAGTTTCAATCCGTACCAATACCATTGCAAACAAGATTGCCTGAAGATTTTGAACTTTTTGATGTGCTTAATGAGAAACCATATCAAACCCTTTTCTATCCAAACCCAACAAACTCAACTTTTCGTTTAGAGAATGAAAACTATCAGGAAGTGCGTATTCAATTAATTACGACCGAAGGTAAAATTGTTCACACTGGAAATTATAGGATTGGTACCTCTTTTAATGTAGAAGAATATCCGGCTGGGTTATATTTCCTAAAAATGATAGCATCGGATAAGACAGAGACACACCGATTAATAATACGATAA
- a CDS encoding glutamate synthase subunit beta: MGKTTGFMEFDRKDEAYAPVKERIKNYKEFTVPLKEKELKNQGARCMDCGIPFCHSGCPLGNLIPDFNDAVYSGKWEKATKILHSTNNFPEFTGRLCPAPCEEACVLGINEDPVSIENIEKNIVETAFKNGWITPELPSKRTDKKIVVVGSGPAGLAAAQQLNRAGHLVTVLERDEKIGGLLRYGIPDFKMEKNVIDRRLEVMKQEGIIFKTGVHVGVDVNADDLKNDFDAIVLCGGATIRRKLPIPGSDLKGVVQAMDFLPQNNRRVDNIPFNGEELIATGKKVIVIGGGDTGSDCIGTSIRHGAVSVTNFEIMPKATSDRPENQPWPFWPMRLRTSSSHKEGAERIFSISTKKFIGDENGNLKGLLTSEVYWEKKVGERPILKEVEGSEKEWECDLALLALGFTGSETTIANQLGLEMDSRTNINASARDYKTNVPGVFVAGDQRRGQSLIVWAISEGRQAAHHIDAYLMGKSNLPLKGDGDLPRV; encoded by the coding sequence ATGGGAAAGACGACTGGGTTTATGGAGTTTGACAGGAAAGACGAAGCATATGCTCCTGTTAAAGAAAGAATTAAAAATTACAAGGAATTTACTGTTCCTTTAAAAGAAAAAGAATTAAAAAATCAAGGTGCTCGCTGTATGGACTGTGGTATACCATTTTGCCATAGTGGTTGTCCCTTAGGAAATCTAATTCCAGATTTTAATGATGCCGTCTATAGTGGTAAATGGGAAAAGGCCACAAAGATTCTTCATTCTACCAATAACTTTCCCGAGTTTACTGGTAGACTTTGCCCTGCTCCGTGTGAAGAAGCATGTGTATTGGGCATCAATGAAGACCCCGTTTCCATTGAAAATATAGAGAAGAATATTGTTGAGACTGCATTTAAGAACGGTTGGATAACACCGGAATTACCATCTAAGAGAACAGATAAAAAAATTGTTGTTGTAGGTTCTGGACCCGCAGGGTTAGCAGCTGCCCAACAATTGAATAGAGCGGGACATTTAGTAACCGTTTTAGAACGTGATGAAAAAATTGGAGGACTATTACGGTATGGTATCCCAGATTTTAAAATGGAAAAAAACGTCATTGACCGAAGGCTTGAAGTCATGAAACAAGAAGGAATCATATTCAAGACCGGTGTTCATGTTGGTGTTGATGTCAATGCAGATGACCTTAAAAATGATTTTGATGCTATTGTCCTTTGCGGTGGAGCAACAATAAGAAGAAAGCTTCCCATACCCGGTTCTGATTTAAAAGGAGTGGTACAGGCAATGGATTTTCTTCCCCAAAACAATAGAAGAGTCGATAATATACCATTTAACGGAGAAGAGCTCATAGCAACAGGGAAAAAAGTAATCGTCATTGGCGGTGGTGATACCGGCTCTGATTGCATCGGCACTTCCATTCGACATGGCGCAGTTTCTGTTACAAATTTCGAAATTATGCCCAAAGCTACTTCGGACAGACCTGAAAATCAGCCATGGCCATTTTGGCCTATGCGTTTGCGAACCAGTTCCTCACATAAGGAAGGAGCAGAACGTATTTTTAGTATTTCTACGAAAAAATTCATTGGTGACGAAAACGGAAACCTCAAAGGTTTGCTTACTTCTGAAGTTTACTGGGAGAAAAAAGTAGGAGAAAGACCAATTCTAAAAGAGGTTGAAGGTTCGGAAAAAGAATGGGAATGCGATTTGGCATTATTGGCATTGGGATTCACAGGTTCTGAAACTACCATTGCAAATCAGTTGGGATTGGAGATGGATTCCAGAACGAATATAAATGCATCTGCAAGAGACTACAAAACAAATGTTCCTGGGGTTTTTGTAGCTGGGGATCAACGAAGAGGACAATCATTGATAGTTTGGGCAATATCAGAAGGAAGACAGGCTGCACACCACATAGATGCCTATTTAATGGGAAAATCAAACTTACCCCTAAAAGGAGATGGTGATTTACCTAGAGTCTAA